In Leishmania major strain Friedlin complete genome, chromosome 26, a genomic segment contains:
- a CDS encoding putative glutamate 5-kinase — translation MADILKSVKRIVVKVGSSILVDNQEIAAHRIEALCKFIADLQTKYEVILVTSGAVAAGYTQKEMDKAYVPNKQALASMGQPLLMHMYYTQLQKHGILCAQMLLAAYDLDSRKRTMNAHNTIEVLISHKVIPIINENDATALHELVFGDNDRLSALVAHHFKADLLVILSDIDGYYTENPRASTDAKIRSVVHELSPDDLVAEATPNNPFATGGIVTKLQAAQFLLERGGKMYLSSGFHLEKAREFLFGGSHEIGTLFYPRGSSS, via the coding sequence ATGGCGGACATCTTGAAGTCGGTGAAGCGCATCGTGGTGAAAGTGGGCTCCTCGATCCTTGTGGACAATCAGGAGATCGCCGCGCACCGGATCGAGGCGCTATGCAAGTTTATCGCCGACCTCCAGACGAAGTATGAAGTGATCCTTGTCACCTCCGGCGCAGTAGCCGCGGGGTACACACAAAAAGAGATGGACAAGGCATATGTGCCGAACAAGCAGGCACTTGCGTCGATGGGGCAGCCACTGCTCATGCACATGTACTACACTCAGCTCCAAAAGCACGGCATCCTGTGCGCGCAGATGCTGCTTGCTGCCTATGATCTGGACTCGCGGAAACGTACGATGAACGCCCACAATACCATTGAGGTACTCATCAGCCACAAGGTGATCCCGATCATCAACGAAAAcgacgcgacggcgctgcacgagCTGGTCTTTGGTGACAATGACCGTCTGTCCGCGCTTGTCGCGCACCACTTCAAGGCGGACCTACTTGTCATTCTCAGCGACATCGACGGCTACTACACCGAAAATCCTCGCGCCTCCACCGATGCCAAGATACGCTCTGTCGTCCACGAACTTAGCCCTGACGATCTTGTGGCGGAGGCCACGCCGAACAATCCGTTCGCGACGGGTGGGATCGTAACGAAGCTGCAGGCTGCTCAATTCCTCCTagagaggggaggaaagaTGTACCTCTCGAGCGGATTCCACTTGGAGAAGGCGCGCGAGTTCC